Proteins encoded in a region of the Cygnus olor isolate bCygOlo1 chromosome 4, bCygOlo1.pri.v2, whole genome shotgun sequence genome:
- the HNRNPD gene encoding heterogeneous nuclear ribonucleoprotein D0 isoform X2, with the protein MLLLLLRKVKARRCWKMFIGGLSWDTTKKDLKDYFSKFGEVVDCTLKLDPITGRSRGFGFVLFKESESVDKVMDQKEHKLNGKVIDPKRAKAMKTKEPVKKIFVGGLSPDTPEEKIREYFGGFGEVESIELPMDNKTNKRRGFCFITFKEEEPVKKIMEKKYHNVGLSKCEIKVAMSKEQYQQQQQWGSRGGFVGRARGRGGGPSQNWNQGYSNYWNQGYGNYGYNSQGYGGYGGYDYTGYNNYYGYGDYSNQQSGYGKVSRRGGHQNSYKPY; encoded by the exons atgctgctgctgctgctgcggaaAGTTAAGGCGCGGCGCTGCTG GAAAATGTTCATTGGCGGCCTTAGCTGGGACACTACAAAGAAAGACCTGAAGGACTATTTCTCTAAATTTGGCGAAGTTGTAGACTGCACTCTGAAGTTAGACCCCATCACTGGGCGATCGAGAGGCTTCGGCTTTGTACTCTTCAAAGAATCGGAGAGCGTAGATAAG GTCATGGACCAGAAAGAACACAAGCTGAATGGGAAGGTCATTGATCCTAAAAGAGCGAAagccatgaaaacaaaagaacccgtcaaaaagatttttgttggGGGCTTATCTCCAGACACacctgaagagaaaataaggGAATACTTTGGAGGTTTTGGTGAG GTTGAGTCTATAGAGCTCCCCATGGACAACAAAACTAACAAGAGGCGTGGATTTTGCTTCATTACTTTCAAGGAGGAGGAaccagtgaagaaaataatggaaaagaaataccaCAACGTTGGGCTTAGTAAA tgtgAAATAAAAGTAGCCATGTCAAAGGAACagtaccagcagcagcagcagtgggggagcagaggaggatTTGTCGGAAGAGCTCGAGGAAGAGGCGGCG GCCCCAGTCAAAACTGGAACCAGGGATACAGCAACTACTGGAATCAGGGGTATGGGAACTATGGCTACAACAGCCAAGGGTACGGAGGTTACGGAGGATATGACTACACTGGTTACAACAACTACTACGGATATGGTGACTATAGCA ATCAGCAGAGTGGTTATGGGAAAGTATCTCGGCGAGGTGGTCATCAAAATAGCTACAAACCATACTAA
- the HNRNPDL gene encoding heterogeneous nuclear ribonucleoprotein D-like, translated as MGVVVPSTSSRMARTPAGTGSTPMAAGGGGQGGGGGGARVCDAGGRRRGALCGGARRAALIGCRRGYIRAGRAAPGSLPPPFSAPSGSPPSLPLAAAPAMEDATEMSGGPEEFAEGSKINASKNQQDDGKMFIGGLSWDTSKKDLTEYLSRFGEVVDCTIKTDPVTGRSRGFGFVLFKDAASVEKVLELKEHKLDGKLIDPKRAKALKGKEPPKKVFVGGLSPDTSEEQIKEYFGAFGEIENIELPMDTKTNERRGFCFITYTDEEPVKKLLESRYHQIGSGKCEIKVAQPKEVYRQQQQQQKGGKSNASGGRGGGRGRGRGQGQNWNQGFNNYYDQGYGNYNSAYSDQSYSGYGGYDYSGYNYPNYGYGPGYTDYSGQQSTYGKASRGGGNHQNNYQPY; from the exons ATGGGGGTGGTGGTGCCCTCCACGTCCAGCAGGATGGCGCGCACCCCGGCCGGCACCGGCAGCACGCCCAtggcggcgggaggcggcgggcagggagggggggggggtggagcgCGGGTGTGCGATGCGGGCGGGCGCCGCCGGGGGGCGCTGTGCGGCGgcgcgcggcgggcggcgctgATTGGCTGCCGCCGCGGCTATATAagggcggggcgggcggcgcccgGCTCTCTTCCGCCGCCATTTTCTGCGCCGAGCGGGTCTCCGCCGAGCCTCCCCCTCGCAGCAGCCCCCGCCATGGAGGACGCCACCGAGATGAGCGGCGGCCCGGAGGAGTTCGCCGAGGGCTCCAAGATCAACGCCAGCAAGAACCAGCAGGACGACGG GAAGATGTTCATCGGCGGCCTGAGCTGGGACACCAGCAAGAAGGACCTGACCGAGTACCTGTCCCGCTTCGGCGAGGTCGTGGACTGCACCATCAAGACGGACCCGGTGACCGGGCGCTCCCGCGGCTTCGGGTTCGTGCTCTTCAAGGACGCGGCCAGCGTGGAGAAG GTCCTGGAACTGAAGGAGCACAAACTGGACGGGAAGCTAATAGACCCCAAGAGAGCAAAAGCCCTCAAGGGGAAGGAGCCACCGAAAAAGGTGTTTGTTGGTGGGCTGAGCCCGGATACGTCGGAAGAACAGATAAAGGAGTACTTCGGTGCTTTTGGCGAG ATTGAAAACATTGAGCTTCCCATGGACACCAAGACGAACGAAAGGAGGGGTTTCTGCTTTATTACATACACAGATGAAGAGCCCGTCAAGAAGCTGCTAGAAAGCAGATACCATCAAATTGGTTCAGGCAAG TGTGAGATCAAAGTAGCACAGCCCAAAGAGGTGTAcaggcaacagcagcagcaacagaaaggaggaaaaagcaatgCTTCTGGTGGACGAGGTGGTGGAAGGGGGCGTGGACGGG GTCAGGGACAAAACTGGAATCAAGGATTTAATAACTATTATGATCAAGGATATGGAAACTACAATAGTGCTTACAGTGATCAAAGCTACAGTGGCTATGGAGGATATGACTACTCTGGGTACAACTATCCCAATTATGGATATGGGCCGGGATACACAGATTACAGTG GTCAACAAAGCACGTATGGAAAAGCATCCCGTGGTGGCGGCAATCACCAAAACAACTACCAGCCATACTAA
- the HNRNPD gene encoding heterogeneous nuclear ribonucleoprotein D0 isoform X1 encodes MSEQQFAVDAAGGGGGPAEQPEQPEGLPGAGAGGADGAGGGGGGGESEGAKIDASKNEEDEGKMFIGGLSWDTTKKDLKDYFSKFGEVVDCTLKLDPITGRSRGFGFVLFKESESVDKVMDQKEHKLNGKVIDPKRAKAMKTKEPVKKIFVGGLSPDTPEEKIREYFGGFGEVESIELPMDNKTNKRRGFCFITFKEEEPVKKIMEKKYHNVGLSKCEIKVAMSKEQYQQQQQWGSRGGFVGRARGRGGGPSQNWNQGYSNYWNQGYGNYGYNSQGYGGYGGYDYTGYNNYYGYGDYSNQQSGYGKVSRRGGHQNSYKPY; translated from the exons atGTCGGAGCAGCAGTTCGCCGTGGacgcggccggcggcgggggcggcccggcGGAGCAGCCGGAACAGCCCGaggggctgccgggggccgGCGCGGGGGGCGCCgacggggctggcggcggcggcggcgggggcgagTCGGAGGGAGCCAAGATCGACGCCAGCAAGAACGAGGAGGACGAGGG GAAAATGTTCATTGGCGGCCTTAGCTGGGACACTACAAAGAAAGACCTGAAGGACTATTTCTCTAAATTTGGCGAAGTTGTAGACTGCACTCTGAAGTTAGACCCCATCACTGGGCGATCGAGAGGCTTCGGCTTTGTACTCTTCAAAGAATCGGAGAGCGTAGATAAG GTCATGGACCAGAAAGAACACAAGCTGAATGGGAAGGTCATTGATCCTAAAAGAGCGAAagccatgaaaacaaaagaacccgtcaaaaagatttttgttggGGGCTTATCTCCAGACACacctgaagagaaaataaggGAATACTTTGGAGGTTTTGGTGAG GTTGAGTCTATAGAGCTCCCCATGGACAACAAAACTAACAAGAGGCGTGGATTTTGCTTCATTACTTTCAAGGAGGAGGAaccagtgaagaaaataatggaaaagaaataccaCAACGTTGGGCTTAGTAAA tgtgAAATAAAAGTAGCCATGTCAAAGGAACagtaccagcagcagcagcagtgggggagcagaggaggatTTGTCGGAAGAGCTCGAGGAAGAGGCGGCG GCCCCAGTCAAAACTGGAACCAGGGATACAGCAACTACTGGAATCAGGGGTATGGGAACTATGGCTACAACAGCCAAGGGTACGGAGGTTACGGAGGATATGACTACACTGGTTACAACAACTACTACGGATATGGTGACTATAGCA ATCAGCAGAGTGGTTATGGGAAAGTATCTCGGCGAGGTGGTCATCAAAATAGCTACAAACCATACTAA
- the HNRNPD gene encoding heterogeneous nuclear ribonucleoprotein D0 isoform X3, which yields MFIGGLSWDTTKKDLKDYFSKFGEVVDCTLKLDPITGRSRGFGFVLFKESESVDKVMDQKEHKLNGKVIDPKRAKAMKTKEPVKKIFVGGLSPDTPEEKIREYFGGFGEVESIELPMDNKTNKRRGFCFITFKEEEPVKKIMEKKYHNVGLSKCEIKVAMSKEQYQQQQQWGSRGGFVGRARGRGGGPSQNWNQGYSNYWNQGYGNYGYNSQGYGGYGGYDYTGYNNYYGYGDYSNQQSGYGKVSRRGGHQNSYKPY from the exons ATGTTCATTGGCGGCCTTAGCTGGGACACTACAAAGAAAGACCTGAAGGACTATTTCTCTAAATTTGGCGAAGTTGTAGACTGCACTCTGAAGTTAGACCCCATCACTGGGCGATCGAGAGGCTTCGGCTTTGTACTCTTCAAAGAATCGGAGAGCGTAGATAAG GTCATGGACCAGAAAGAACACAAGCTGAATGGGAAGGTCATTGATCCTAAAAGAGCGAAagccatgaaaacaaaagaacccgtcaaaaagatttttgttggGGGCTTATCTCCAGACACacctgaagagaaaataaggGAATACTTTGGAGGTTTTGGTGAG GTTGAGTCTATAGAGCTCCCCATGGACAACAAAACTAACAAGAGGCGTGGATTTTGCTTCATTACTTTCAAGGAGGAGGAaccagtgaagaaaataatggaaaagaaataccaCAACGTTGGGCTTAGTAAA tgtgAAATAAAAGTAGCCATGTCAAAGGAACagtaccagcagcagcagcagtgggggagcagaggaggatTTGTCGGAAGAGCTCGAGGAAGAGGCGGCG GCCCCAGTCAAAACTGGAACCAGGGATACAGCAACTACTGGAATCAGGGGTATGGGAACTATGGCTACAACAGCCAAGGGTACGGAGGTTACGGAGGATATGACTACACTGGTTACAACAACTACTACGGATATGGTGACTATAGCA ATCAGCAGAGTGGTTATGGGAAAGTATCTCGGCGAGGTGGTCATCAAAATAGCTACAAACCATACTAA